In Mobula hypostoma chromosome 24, sMobHyp1.1, whole genome shotgun sequence, a genomic segment contains:
- the LOC134337374 gene encoding elongation factor 2, with product MVNFTVDQIRAIMDKKSNIRNMSVIAHVDHGKSTLTDSLVSKAGIIASARAGETRFTDTRKDEQERCITIKSTAISLYYELKDQDLAFIKQCKDGSGFLINLIDSPGHVDFSSEVTAALRVTDGALVVVDCVSGVCVQTETVLRQAIAERIKPVLMMNKMDRALLELQLVPEELYQTFQRIVENVNVIISTYGEDEGGPMGNIMVDPIFGTVGFGSGLHGWAFTLKQFAEMYVAKFSAKGEAALSPDERAKKVEDMMKKLWGDRYFDPAAGKFSKSASNADGKKLPRTFCQLVLDPIFKVFDAIMNFKKDETEKLIQKLDIKLDNEDKGKEGKPLLKAVMRRWLPAGDALLQMITIHLPSPVTAQRYRCDLLYEGPPDDEAAMGIKNCDAKGPLMMYISKMVPTSDKGRFYAFGRVFSGVVSTGLKVRIMGPNYTPGKKEDLYLKPIQRTILMMGRYVEPIEDVPCGNIVGLVGVDQFLVKTGTITTYDQAHNLRVMKFSVSPVVRVAVEAKNPADLPKLVEGLKRLAKSDPMVQCIIEESGEHIIAGAGELHLEICLKDLEEDHACIPIKKSDPVVSYRETVTEESNVMCLSKSPNKHNRLYMKARPLSEGLPEDIDKGEVTARQELKQRARYLAEKYEWDVTEARKIWCFGPDGTGPNILVDVTKGVQYLNEIKDSVVAGFQWATKEGALCDENMRGVRFDIHDVTLHADAIHRGGGQIIPTARRCLYACVLTAQPRIMEPVYLVEIQCPEQVVGGIYGVLNRKRGHVFEESHVAGTPMFVVKAYLPVNESFGFTADLRSNTGGQAFPQCVFDHWQVLPGDPFESTSRPAQVVAETRKRKGLKEGIPALDNFLDKL from the exons TGCTATCTCCTTATATTATGAGCTCAAAGATCAAGACTTGGCTTTCATTAAGCAGTGCAAGGATGGCAGTGGCTTTCTTATCAACCTGATTGACTCACCTGGACATGTTGACTTCTCCTCTGAAGTGACAGCTGCTCTGCGTGTAACTGATGGTGCTCTGGTTGTGGTGGACTGTGTGTCTG GGGTTTGTGTGCAGACTGAAACTGTACTCCGCCAGGCAATTGCTGAGCGTATCAAACCTGTTCTAATGATGAACAAAATGGACCGTGCCttgctggagctgcagcttgtccCGGAGGAACTGTACCAGACTTTCCAGCGCATTGTGGAAAATGTCAATGTCATCATCTCCACCTATGGTGAAGATGAAGGTGGTCCCATGGGCAACATCATG GTAGATCCAATTTTTGGAACAGTTGGGTTTGGTTCTGGACTTCATGGCTGGGCCTTCACTCTGAAGCAGTTTGCAGAAATGTATGTTGCCAAATTTTCTGCCAAGGGTGAGGCTGCCCTCTCTCCAGATGAGCGTGCCAAGAAAGTGGAAGATATGATGAAAAAATTGTGGGGTGACAG GTATTTTGATCCTGCTGCTGGTAAATTTAGCAAGTCAGCCAGCAATGCTGATGGCAAGAAGTTGCCCAGAACATTCTGTCAACTAGTCTTGGATCCTATCTTTAAG GtctttgatgcaattatgaatttcaagaaggacgagactgaaAAATTGATTCAGAAGCTGGATATTAAACTGGATAATGAAGATAAAGGGAAAGAGGGGAAACCTCTATTAAAG GCTGTGATGCGTCGTTGGTTGCCTGCAGGAGATGCTCTCCTGCAGATGATTACCATTCACCTTCCATCCCCAGTCACTGCTCAGAGGTACCGCTGTGACCTTCTCTACGAGGGACCTCCTGATGATGAGGCTGCCATGG GCATCAAGAACTGTGACGCAAAGGGTCCCTTGATGATGTACATCTCCAAGATGGTGCCCACATCTGACAAGGGCAGGTTCTATGCTTTTGGCCGTGTCTTCTCCGGTGTTGTCTCAACTGGTCTCAAGGTCCGAATCATGGGCCCTAACTACACTCCAGGCAAGAAGGAAGATCTATACCTGAAGCCAATCCAAAG AACCATTCTGATGATGGGTCGTTATGTAGAGCCTATTGAGGATGTGCCTTGTGGAAACATTGTGGGGCTTGTTGGTGTTGATCAATTCCTGGTGAAGACTGGTACCATTACCACTTACGATCAAGCTCACAACTTAAGAGTGATGAAATTCAGTGTCAGTCCTGTTGTACGGGTTGCAGTTGAAGCCAAGAATCCAGCTGATCTGCCCAAATTGGTTGAAGGCTTGAAGCGTCTTGCCAAGTCTGACCCAATGGTGCAG TGTATAATTGAAGAATCTGGTGAACACATCATTGCTGGTGCTGGTGAACTTCATTTGGAAATCTGCCTGAAAGATCTTGAAGAGGACCATGCTTGCATTCCTATCAAG AAATCTGATCCTGTTGTTTCTTACCGTGAGACTGTTACTGAGGAATCCAACGTGATGTGCTTGTCCAAGTCTCCCAACAAACACAACCGGCTGTATATGAAGGCACGGCCATTATCTGAGGGCCTACCAGAAGACATAGATAAGGGTGAGGTCACTGCCCGTCAAGAGCTTAAACAGAGAGCCAGATATCTTGCTGAGAAATATGAGTGGGatgtcactgaggcacgcaagatCTGGTGCTTTGGACCTGATGGCACTGGTCCAAATATCCTGGTTGATGTGACTAAGGGAGTCCAATATCTAAATGAAATCAAGGATAGTGTTGTCGCTGGATTTCAGTGGGCAACCAAAGAG GGTGCTCTGTGTGATGAGAACATGCGTGGGGTACGATTTGATATTCATGATGTAACCCTACATGCTGATGCTATCCACCGTGGTGGTGGTCAGATCATCCCCACTGCCCGGAGATGTTTGTATGCCTGTGTCCTGACTGCCCAACCTAGAATCATGGAACCTGTCTATCTGGTTGAGATTCAG TGTCCTGAGCAGGTGGTTGGTGGTATCTATGGTGTACTGAACAGAAAACGTGGTCATGTCTTTGAAGAATCCCATGTAGCTGGCACACCCATGTTTGTTGTTAAGGCCTACCTCCCAGTAAATGAATCATTTG GTTTCACTGCTGACCTGAGATCCAATACAGGCGGCCAGGCATTTCCACAATGTGTCTTTGACCACTGGCAGGTTCTACCTGGTGACCCCTTTGAATCAACCAGTCGCCCAGCCCAGGTTGTGGCTGAAACACGCAAACGTAAAGGTTTGAAAGAAGGCATCCCAGCTCTGGACAACTTCCTGGATAAATTGTAA